The region ATACTTTTCTCTTTGGAACAGCCATGTCATACCTCCATTACGCATACTTAATTTTTTTAAGAACAGAAAAGGGGCTTTCTTCCCTGACTACTTCACATACACACTCTTCTACATTGAGATCCCTGCCACAGCCAGGGCAAAGGCCCTTACAGTCAACGCTGCAGAGCTGTTTCACAGGAAGACTCAGCAGTATCTGTTCCCTAAACACGTCAAAGAGTTCAACACTGATACCATCAAAAAATGCCACTTCAAGCTCATCAAACTTGAGACTTATTTCCTCTTTCATATGATCCCCTGTGTCTCTGGGAATCATCAAATATGAATATTTGATCGAAAGAGGAAACAAGTACGGCTTTAAACACCTATGGCAACTGAGGGTCAGTGTACAGTTCAAAGAACCTTCGGCCCAGATGTTAACTCCACGCCGCGATAGGCGAACTGCGGCAGCTATGGCCCCAGCAGGGTCACAGTGTGGGATCTCATCCAAAAGGCCTGGAAGGTCCTCATAATGAAATTCCAGTCCAGTATCTGGTATATCCTCAAATAATACAATTTCTGAAAAGCGTTTTTCCATCATTCCTTTCTAAAAAATCCTAAAATACGAATCGCTAACTATACGTTTATCCGTTCACTTGTCAAGAAGTAACCACTCAAAGTATTCAATCCATCTTAGTAGATGCCAGCCCGCCATGGCATAAGCTCCCTCTAGGTCATGTGCCAGCCAACAAGGCAGATGCGGCACTGCGTGAAGTTTTCCGTCAAGAGGGGTTAAGTAACTTTGATATTAAAATACCCATTTCGTACAAAAGATAAAGGGGAATTCCCATAAGGGCCATATTAAAAACATCGGGTGTAGGCGTCAGCGCTGCAGCGACAATGGCCACAACAAGCACTGCATATCGCCTGTATTTTGAAAAAAAATCGGGTGTTACAACTCCTGTTTTAGTCAAAACAATCATAACAAGAGGTAACTCAAAAATCACCCCAAAACCCAGCATAAAAAATCCAACGAAATTTACAAACTTCCCAACTGCAATAATGGGCTGCACTTCCTTGGAGCCAAACTGTAGCAGAAAATCTATTCCGAAAGGAAGAGTGACAAAAAAACAAAAAAATACACCTGTAAAAAATAACACTATTGATGACATTAAAAAAATAATAGAAAACCACGGGGTAAAGCCAAAGACTACCCGAAGTGCCTGACTCAGGCGCATGGCAAACCAAGGGGCAAGTATCAATGCGGCAGTGACCGCCGATATCTTAATGAGGG is a window of Dissulfuribacter thermophilus DNA encoding:
- a CDS encoding YceD family protein, translating into MMEKRFSEIVLFEDIPDTGLEFHYEDLPGLLDEIPHCDPAGAIAAAVRLSRRGVNIWAEGSLNCTLTLSCHRCLKPYLFPLSIKYSYLMIPRDTGDHMKEEISLKFDELEVAFFDGISVELFDVFREQILLSLPVKQLCSVDCKGLCPGCGRDLNVEECVCEVVREESPFSVLKKIKYA
- the tatC gene encoding twin-arginine translocase subunit TatC; this encodes MTALKVLLYLRRFLIEGIVAFSLTSLVVFVYAPDILGFMKTYLNQELAFYGVFEPMVSLIKISAVTAALILAPWFAMRLSQALRVVFGFTPWFSIIFLMSSIVLFFTGVFFCFFVTLPFGIDFLLQFGSKEVQPIIAVGKFVNFVGFFMLGFGVIFELPLVMIVLTKTGVVTPDFFSKYRRYAVLVVAIVAAALTPTPDVFNMALMGIPLYLLYEMGILISKLLNPS